A genomic stretch from Acropora palmata chromosome 13, jaAcrPala1.3, whole genome shotgun sequence includes:
- the LOC141864643 gene encoding putative skeletal organic matrix protein 5, with protein MVKIRTATCLVIPIVLLFALDGTNSSAMNLSKPQSQDPRTCNSEPTNNCNCQCNVFQDSRISDAVEALAAKLVQLTELVNKTYTKTSPPSPPQVDPVSSCKELYDRDNSSRSQVYELSFGSEKIPVFCHMGDFGCGNGGWTMAMKIDGTKGTFHFDSNLWKDKYSLNPKGGQTGFDSQQTKLPTYWSTPFSKICLGMNIDHQLKFIVLHKNAPSLFSLIADGNYRATSLGRNKWKSLIGPRASLQYNCNKEGFNTMGLHCPRFSKARIGIISNNQQHCLSCNSRIGFGTGGSPDNSNTCGNEAANIWSDNGQKSIKGMGYILVQ; from the exons ATGGTTAAAATACGTACGGCAACTTGTCTAGTCATACCTATTGTCCTGTTGTTTGCACTAGACGGAACAAACTCTTCGGCGATGAACTTGAGTAAACCTCAATCTCAAGATCCCAGAACGTGCAACAGTGAGCCTACAAACAACTGCAATTGTCAATGCAACGTGTTTCAAGATTCACGAATCAGCGATGCAGTGGAAGCTTTGGCGGCTAAGCTGGTTCAACTGACGGAATTAGTGAACAAAACATACACCAAGACCAGTCCACCTTCACCACCGCAAG TTGACCCCGTCTCTTCCTGCAAGGAACTCTACGACAGAGACAA TTCATCAAGAAGTCAAGTTTACGAGCTGTCGTTTGGCTCCGAAAAGATTCCTGTTTTCTGCCACATGGGAGACTTTGGATGTGGAAATGGAGGATGGACCATGGCTATGAAAATCGATGGCACAAAG GGCACCTTCCACTTTGATTCTAATCTTTGGAAAGACAAATATTCCCTTAACCCAAAAGGAGGACAGACTGGTTTCGACTCCCAACAAACCAAACTGCCAACGTACTGGAGTACACCATTCTCGAAGATATGCTTGGGAATGAACATTGACCATCAGCTGAAATTCATCGTGTTGCACAAGAACGCTCCCTCTCTTTTCTCTCTTATCGCGGACGGTAATTACCGTGCAACGTCATTAGGTCGTAACAAGTGGAAATCCCTGATTGGTCCTCGAGCCTCTTTGCAGTACAACTGTAACAAAGAAGGGTTCAATACCATGGGTCTCCATTGCCCGAGGTTTTCAAAGGCGAGAATTGGTATTATCAGCAACAATCAACAGCATTGCCTTTCTTGCAATTCCAGAATCGGCTTTGGCACTGGTGGGTCACCTGACAATTCCAACACTTGTGGGAACGAGGCGGCAAACATATGGAGTGACAATGGGCAAAAAAGTATTAAAGGAATGGGTTATATCTTAGTTCAGTGA
- the LOC141864642 gene encoding putative skeletal organic matrix protein 5 gives MNGRDRTPSAFIQVLKMCPGSRIFAKIVILLAVDSANSLQANTSTIHSSPTSKCSKLASNNCNCNCNVHTSSISDPALVTLEDKLDHIISLVNKTAAIPQLPPTLIPAAADPVFSCKDQFDKDNSSQSKVYELTFGSQKLPVYCHMGNFGCGQGGWTLAMKTDGIKSTFHFNSHVWTDKYSFNPEGGKTGFDSSETKLPTYCTTPFSKICLGMKRIGQKINFIVIRKNATSLFSLIADGIYRATSLGRDKWKSLIGNDASLQLHCDKEGFNTVGFRTETAKARIGFLGNNQNHCGLCDSRIGFGTGGTPDDSGTCGNEAADRYSDNGPKSIKTMGYILVQ, from the exons ATGAACGGCCGTGATAGAACACCCAGCGCATTCATCCAAGTACTCAAAATGTGTCCTGGGTCTCGTATTTTCGCGAAAATCGTAATTTTGTTGGCTGTAGACAGCGCAAACTCGTTGCAAGCGAACACAAGTACAATCCACTCTTCTCCAACTTCGAAGTGCAGTAAACTGGCAAGTAACAACTGCAATTGTAATTGCAACGTGCACACATCAAGCATAAGCGACCCCGCTCTAGTGACACTGGAGGACAAATTGGACCACATCATCTCACTCGTTAACAAAACCGCAGCTATCCCTCAGCTACCACCGACTCTAATACCAG CTGCAGCTGACCCAGTCTTTTCATGCAAGGACCAGTTTGACAAAGACAA TTCATCACAGAGTAAAGTTTACGAGCTGACGTTTGGTTCCCAGAAACTTCCAGTTTACTGCCACATGGGAAACTTCGGATGTGGACAAGGAGGATGGACGCTGGCCATGAAGACCGACGGCATTAAG agcACCTTCCACTTCAACTCGCATGTTTGGACAGACAAGTATTCCTTTAACCCCGAAGGAGGCAAAACTGGCTTTGACTCAAGCGAAACTAAGCTGCCTACATACTGCACCACACCTTTTTCCAAGATCTGTCTCGGTATGAAACGGATCGGTCAAAAGATAAACTTTATCGTGATCAGGAAAAACGCCACTTCTCTTTTCTCTCTGATCGCTGACGGAATCTATCGTGCCACTTCACTGGGTCGGGACAAGTGGAAGAGTTTGATTGGCAATGATGCATCTCTGCAGCTGCACTGTGATAAAGAAGGTTTCAACACCGTGGGATTTAGGACAGAGACTGCAAAAGCAAGAATCGGTTTCCTGGGGAACAATCAAAACCACTGCGGCCTTTGTGACTCCAGAATAGGATTTGGAACTGGCGGTACTCCCGACGATTCTGGCACATGCGGCAACGAGGCTGCTGATCGATATAGTGACAATGGACCAAAAAGCATCAAAACAATGGGCTATATCTTGGTCCAATAG